A window of the Pedobacter frigiditerrae genome harbors these coding sequences:
- a CDS encoding SusD/RagB family nutrient-binding outer membrane lipoprotein, producing MKKILNCLLISAVVLGFSSCEKFLDVNTNPNSATEATAALVLPQAIVGTASISNTFSQSYSYPAGMFANVAGVGGYGATLTYAYTTSSFTGLWTSTLDNATDYKYVIDQNGTDATLAYSTSIARIMKAFAFARMVDQYNDIPYSKALLGTGALTPTYDKAEDVYKDLVKETTEAIAAITAAQGSAATLAIASTADPMFKGDMDKWKRFANTLRLRMLIKMAGVPALTAYATPLFATTASVGYLTDDALVNPGYIKEAGRMNPVYGSLAASATNVRSQTSATTTKWMLAFYNGVKLNDVARGSVIFRAFPNTPANQLGDESAGAVAPIATYTAWFTGADFNTTALGVAKGPTQGAVIMLKAESDFLQAEAQARGYITSIDAGRQAFVNGIAASYNYLYKNASDVATKTTAEVNAYINVTAGVVGGTYLNANVGSKLVDYNLATTLPERIEAIITQKYIALANINNDEAFNEYRRTAWPRVVTNGANPPTDTFASKASVATTPDKIITRILYPQEEYNLNPSNVPTNIGLYTSKIFWDVN from the coding sequence ATGAAAAAGATATTAAATTGTTTATTAATAAGTGCCGTGGTATTAGGGTTTTCATCTTGTGAAAAGTTTCTAGATGTAAATACAAATCCTAATAGTGCTACTGAAGCAACAGCAGCACTTGTATTGCCACAGGCAATTGTAGGAACGGCATCAATCTCTAATACATTCAGTCAGAGCTATTCATATCCTGCCGGTATGTTTGCAAATGTTGCTGGTGTAGGTGGTTATGGTGCTACCCTAACTTATGCATATACTACATCAAGTTTTACAGGTCTTTGGACTTCAACACTTGATAATGCAACTGACTATAAATATGTAATTGATCAGAATGGAACTGATGCAACATTAGCATATAGTACTTCTATCGCTAGAATTATGAAAGCTTTTGCATTTGCTAGAATGGTTGATCAGTATAATGATATTCCTTACAGCAAGGCATTGTTAGGAACTGGTGCTTTAACACCAACCTATGATAAAGCGGAAGATGTTTACAAAGATTTAGTAAAAGAAACAACTGAAGCAATTGCTGCAATTACTGCTGCTCAAGGTTCTGCTGCTACGCTTGCAATTGCGTCAACTGCAGACCCTATGTTCAAAGGTGATATGGATAAATGGAAACGTTTTGCTAATACTTTAAGGTTACGTATGTTGATTAAAATGGCAGGTGTGCCAGCTTTAACAGCTTATGCTACTCCTCTTTTTGCGACAACTGCATCTGTAGGTTATTTAACTGATGATGCTTTGGTGAACCCAGGTTACATTAAAGAAGCAGGTAGAATGAACCCAGTGTATGGCTCTTTAGCTGCAAGTGCTACTAACGTACGTTCACAAACTTCTGCTACTACTACCAAATGGATGTTAGCGTTTTATAATGGAGTGAAGTTGAATGATGTTGCTAGAGGATCAGTTATTTTTAGAGCATTTCCTAATACACCTGCAAACCAGTTAGGTGATGAGAGTGCAGGTGCTGTTGCTCCTATTGCTACTTATACTGCTTGGTTTACCGGTGCTGATTTTAACACGACAGCATTGGGAGTGGCCAAAGGACCAACTCAAGGTGCAGTAATTATGTTAAAAGCTGAAAGCGATTTCTTACAAGCAGAAGCACAAGCTCGTGGTTACATCACTTCTATTGATGCAGGAAGACAAGCATTTGTTAATGGCATTGCCGCTTCATATAACTATTTATATAAAAATGCAAGTGATGTTGCTACTAAAACTACAGCAGAGGTTAATGCTTACATTAATGTTACAGCTGGAGTTGTAGGTGGTACTTATTTAAATGCAAACGTTGGCAGCAAATTAGTAGATTATAATTTAGCTACTACTTTGCCTGAAAGAATTGAAGCAATCATTACTCAAAAGTATATTGCATTAGCTAATATCAATAATGATGAGGCCTTTAATGAGTATAGACGTACAGCATGGCCAAGAGTAGTAACTAATGGTGCTAATCCTCCAACAGACACCTTCGCTTCTAAAGCTTCAGTTGCAACAACACCAGATAAAATCATTACAAGAATATTGTATCCACAAGAAGAGTACAATTTAAATCCTAGTAATGTGCCTACAAACATTGGCCTATATACTTCTAAAATATTCTGGGACGTAAATTAA
- a CDS encoding DUF1735 domain-containing protein → MKKYIFKSLGFLLAIATLSSCLKDDRLVLDPAKGTNVIEFQNPSDIAVHGSTYALYSIAFPIVATPTELPVTVSYSGPADGAPEDITVNVGLGDAATITQYNTENAKTFTIMDPAVYTINATSVVIPKGKKTATFTVSVKTSLFDLSKSYALPLKIKSVSSGTISANFSNILLNLAAKNKFDGSYTYTSTIFANDRPTILQNTEFLYPVAYDIQLRTSGAASNGLWNGAFGDYLIPILSNTNGVSGFGSTNLQITFDPATNKVVSVVNGIAAPANGRAMAIDPAAPATTNYFDPVTHNVYLQFFMTQPGFAPTKIVAFLKYKGPRP, encoded by the coding sequence ATGAAAAAATATATTTTTAAATCACTTGGCTTTTTGTTAGCCATTGCCACTTTATCTTCTTGTTTAAAAGACGATAGATTGGTTTTAGATCCTGCTAAAGGAACTAATGTTATAGAATTTCAAAACCCATCGGATATAGCAGTTCATGGTAGCACATATGCATTGTATTCTATAGCATTTCCAATTGTTGCAACTCCAACGGAATTGCCTGTTACTGTAAGTTATTCTGGGCCAGCTGACGGAGCACCAGAAGACATAACAGTTAATGTTGGCTTAGGTGATGCTGCAACTATTACGCAATATAACACAGAAAATGCAAAAACATTTACTATAATGGATCCTGCTGTTTATACTATTAACGCAACTTCAGTAGTAATTCCTAAGGGTAAAAAAACTGCAACTTTTACCGTTTCAGTTAAAACTTCATTGTTTGATTTAAGTAAATCTTATGCTTTGCCATTGAAAATTAAAAGTGTTTCATCTGGTACAATTAGTGCAAACTTTAGTAATATTTTATTAAATCTAGCTGCAAAAAATAAATTTGATGGCTCATATACTTATACATCAACAATTTTTGCTAATGATAGGCCTACAATTTTGCAAAATACAGAATTTTTGTATCCTGTAGCTTATGATATTCAACTAAGGACATCAGGCGCTGCTTCTAACGGTTTATGGAATGGAGCTTTTGGAGATTACTTGATTCCTATTCTTTCAAATACAAATGGTGTTAGTGGATTTGGCTCAACAAACCTTCAAATTACATTTGATCCAGCTACTAATAAAGTAGTTTCAGTTGTTAACGGTATTGCTGCACCTGCAAATGGAAGAGCAATGGCTATTGATCCTGCTGCACCAGCTACAACTAATTATTTTGACCCTGTTACTCATAACGTTTATTTACAATTCTTTATGACACAGCCAGGTTTTGCACCTACTAAAATTGTTGCATTCTTAAAGTATAAAGGCCCAAGACCATAA
- a CDS encoding 2Fe-2S iron-sulfur cluster-binding protein: MSDINIVVEDREGNTTELVAPTDMGLSLMEFLKACEYDVLATCGGMALCATCCVDVMEGEEKLNEMSDDEYAMLDTLPDLLPNSRLACQLQLSPVMNGLKVRLHAMD, from the coding sequence ATGAGCGATATTAACATTGTTGTAGAAGACAGAGAAGGAAATACTACGGAACTTGTAGCTCCTACCGATATGGGCTTAAGCTTAATGGAGTTTTTAAAGGCTTGCGAATATGATGTTTTAGCCACTTGTGGCGGCATGGCTTTATGTGCTACCTGTTGTGTAGACGTAATGGAAGGTGAAGAAAAGCTAAATGAAATGTCTGATGACGAATATGCAATGCTTGATACCTTACCTGATTTGCTGCCAAATTCTAGATTAGCTTGTCAGCTTCAATTAAGCCCTGTAATGAATGGACTTAAAGTTCGTTTACACGCAATGGATTAA
- a CDS encoding NAD(P)/FAD-dependent oxidoreductase, whose amino-acid sequence MISTDIAIIGAGPVGLFAIFEAGLLKMRCHLIDYLPQVGGQLSEIYPKKPIYDIPGYPTVLAQELIDNLVEQAKPFHPGYTLGERIEGLEKRGEADFVLTTNMGTIIEAKVVVIAGGLGCFEPRKPAVAGLEQFENGRGVNYMILDPEKYRGQKMVIAGGGDSALDWTIFLADVVSELTLVHRSESFRGAPDSVNKVMELAESGKINLVLNSNLNSVSGEGKLESVEVIHNRTMETTSYEADHLIPLFGLSPKLGPIEQWNLNISKSAIEVNTDDYSTNIPGIYAIGDINTYTNKLKLILCGFHEAALMSHSAYQYMNPGIKYTMKYTTVNGVTEF is encoded by the coding sequence ATGATCTCTACTGATATAGCCATAATTGGCGCCGGTCCTGTTGGTTTATTTGCCATCTTCGAAGCTGGCTTACTAAAAATGCGTTGCCATTTAATTGATTACTTACCCCAAGTAGGTGGTCAACTTTCAGAAATATATCCTAAAAAACCTATTTATGATATACCTGGCTATCCTACTGTTTTAGCTCAGGAATTGATTGATAATTTGGTTGAGCAAGCTAAACCTTTTCATCCTGGTTATACTTTAGGTGAAAGAATTGAAGGTTTAGAAAAACGTGGTGAGGCTGATTTTGTGTTAACCACCAATATGGGAACCATCATTGAAGCTAAAGTTGTGGTTATTGCTGGTGGTTTAGGTTGTTTCGAACCTCGTAAACCTGCTGTTGCTGGTTTAGAGCAATTTGAAAATGGTAGAGGTGTAAATTACATGATTCTAGACCCTGAGAAATATCGTGGTCAGAAAATGGTTATTGCTGGTGGAGGCGACTCTGCATTAGATTGGACAATTTTCTTAGCAGATGTTGTTTCTGAATTAACCTTGGTACACAGAAGTGAAAGTTTCCGTGGCGCACCAGATTCGGTTAATAAAGTAATGGAATTAGCGGAGAGTGGAAAAATCAACCTTGTTTTAAATAGTAACTTAAATTCTGTTTCCGGAGAAGGTAAATTAGAAAGCGTAGAAGTAATTCATAATCGTACTATGGAGACCACTTCTTATGAAGCAGATCACTTAATTCCTTTATTTGGTTTAAGCCCTAAATTAGGCCCTATAGAGCAATGGAATTTAAATATAAGTAAGAGTGCAATCGAAGTGAATACGGATGACTACTCGACTAATATACCGGGCATATATGCAATTGGCGACATTAATACTTATACAAATAAATTAAAGTTAATTTTGTGCGGTTTTCATGAGGCTGCTTTAATGAGTCACAGCGCTTATCAATACATGAACCCAGGCATTAAATATACCATGAAATACACCACTGTAAACGGTGTAACAGAATTTTAA
- a CDS encoding prolyl oligopeptidase family serine peptidase, translated as MKNPLIFSLFAIALIACNQGKKPAEKITLMAYPETKKDSTTDNYFGTTIADPYRWLENDTSAETKKWVEAQNKVTQNYLSQIPYREDFKNRLTEIWNYPKESAPFKVGAYYFFTKNDGLQNQSIWFLKKGLDGKEEVFLDPNQLSKDGTASISLLGFSNNKKFVAYSIAQSGSDWSNIYVMEIATKKKLADELKWTKFSGAAWKGDGFYYSRYDEPAKGMELSAANKYQKVYFHKLGDLQKDDQLVFEDKTNPNLYFGAQVTEDEHFLAIYASAGTSGNALFYQDLTSPNSKIELLVKGFENNHNVIDNVGDKLLVNTDLDAPNKQVVLVDPKNSQPKNWQKIIPESKLALEGISTGGGFLWASYLKDASTKIVHFDLTGRKIKDVELPDIGTVSGFGGFKDDAEFFYSFTNFTTPGLTYRYNIKEAKSVLYKKSALKFNTDDYETKQVFYPSKDGTKVPMFIVHKKGIKLDGTNPVFLYAYGGFQISLTPSFSLSRMLFLEKGGIYVQPSLRGGSEYGEAWHKAGMLEKKQNVFDDFIAAAEYLIKEKYTSADKIAISGGSNGGLLVGACMTQRPELFKVALPAVGVLDMLRYNKFTVGWGWAVEYGSSDKKEDFDYLIKYSPLHNVKADVNYPATLITTADHDDRVVPAHSFKFAATLQEKYKGTNPMLIRIETKAGHGAGKPTAKMIEEAADLWSFVFQNLGMNY; from the coding sequence ATGAAAAACCCACTCATTTTCAGCTTATTTGCAATCGCACTAATTGCTTGTAATCAAGGTAAAAAACCTGCAGAAAAAATTACTTTAATGGCATATCCAGAAACGAAAAAAGATTCAACTACCGATAATTACTTCGGCACAACTATAGCAGATCCTTATCGCTGGCTAGAAAACGATACTTCTGCTGAGACCAAGAAATGGGTTGAAGCACAAAATAAAGTAACACAGAATTACCTATCTCAAATTCCATATAGGGAGGATTTTAAAAACCGATTAACAGAGATCTGGAATTATCCTAAAGAGTCAGCACCATTTAAAGTTGGAGCATATTATTTCTTCACTAAAAATGACGGATTGCAAAATCAAAGCATTTGGTTCTTGAAAAAAGGATTGGATGGAAAAGAGGAAGTTTTCTTAGATCCAAATCAATTATCTAAGGATGGAACAGCATCAATATCATTGTTAGGCTTTTCTAACAACAAAAAATTTGTTGCTTACTCAATCGCACAATCTGGCTCTGACTGGAGCAATATTTATGTGATGGAAATTGCCACAAAGAAAAAATTAGCTGACGAATTAAAATGGACTAAGTTTTCTGGTGCCGCCTGGAAAGGTGATGGATTTTATTATAGCAGGTATGATGAACCAGCGAAAGGAATGGAATTATCAGCTGCTAATAAATATCAGAAAGTATACTTTCATAAACTTGGTGATTTGCAAAAAGACGATCAATTGGTATTTGAGGATAAAACAAATCCAAATTTGTATTTTGGAGCACAGGTTACTGAAGACGAACATTTTTTAGCCATTTATGCGAGTGCTGGAACTTCTGGAAATGCATTGTTCTATCAAGATTTAACTTCGCCAAATAGTAAAATTGAATTATTAGTTAAAGGTTTTGAAAACAACCATAATGTAATTGATAATGTTGGCGACAAATTATTAGTAAATACGGATTTAGACGCTCCGAATAAACAAGTCGTTCTAGTCGACCCTAAAAATTCTCAACCTAAAAACTGGCAAAAGATAATCCCAGAATCAAAATTAGCATTAGAAGGAATTAGCACTGGTGGTGGCTTTTTATGGGCATCCTATTTAAAAGACGCCAGTACAAAAATTGTCCATTTTGATTTAACTGGCAGAAAAATTAAAGACGTAGAATTGCCTGATATCGGAACTGTTAGTGGTTTTGGAGGTTTTAAAGATGATGCTGAGTTCTTCTATTCCTTCACAAACTTTACTACTCCTGGTTTAACTTACCGTTACAACATAAAAGAAGCCAAATCTGTACTGTATAAAAAATCAGCGTTAAAGTTTAATACTGATGATTATGAAACCAAGCAAGTATTTTATCCATCAAAAGACGGAACTAAAGTACCCATGTTTATCGTTCATAAAAAAGGAATCAAACTGGATGGAACCAATCCTGTTTTTTTGTATGCCTATGGGGGATTCCAAATTTCTCTAACACCTAGTTTTAGCTTATCTAGAATGTTATTTCTAGAAAAAGGAGGTATCTATGTACAGCCTAGTTTGCGTGGCGGAAGTGAATATGGCGAAGCTTGGCATAAAGCAGGGATGCTAGAAAAGAAACAAAATGTTTTTGATGATTTTATCGCTGCCGCAGAATATCTTATTAAAGAAAAATACACAAGCGCTGATAAAATTGCTATTTCTGGAGGATCCAATGGAGGGCTTTTAGTTGGAGCTTGTATGACCCAGCGTCCAGAATTATTTAAGGTTGCATTACCTGCTGTTGGCGTTTTAGATATGTTGCGTTACAATAAATTTACTGTCGGCTGGGGATGGGCTGTTGAGTATGGAAGTAGCGATAAAAAAGAAGATTTTGATTATTTAATTAAATATTCGCCCCTACATAATGTTAAGGCGGATGTAAATTATCCTGCTACGCTAATTACAACTGCAGATCATGATGACCGTGTAGTGCCTGCACACTCTTTCAAATTTGCTGCAACCTTGCAGGAAAAGTACAAGGGAACCAACCCAATGTTAATTAGAATTGAGACAAAAGCAGGCCATGGAGCAGGCAAACCAACGGCCAAAATGATTGAGGAAGCTGCAGATCTATGGAGTTTTGTATTTCAGAATTTGGGAATGAACTATTAA
- a CDS encoding UDP-2,3-diacylglucosamine diphosphatase has protein sequence MAKNIYFASDFHLGSPNYNESRKREERIVSWLNFIEPNCSELFLMGDVFDFWFEYKTVVPKGFIRLQGKLAQMADRGIKIYFFKGNHDMWVNDYFTKEIGIEIISDELIIERNGKKFYLHHGDGLGPGDAKYKFLRKIFRNPFCQWAFSILPPRIGLSIANGWSGSSRVASNKKEVFISEESEWLAIYAKEQLAKQHFDYFIFGHRHLPLDINLNENSRYLNIGEWINYSSYGVFDGEDLRLEYYSNP, from the coding sequence ATGGCAAAGAATATTTATTTCGCTTCTGATTTTCATTTGGGTTCTCCTAATTATAATGAAAGTCGTAAAAGAGAAGAACGTATTGTGAGTTGGCTAAATTTTATTGAGCCTAATTGCAGCGAGCTTTTTTTAATGGGTGATGTATTTGATTTTTGGTTTGAATACAAAACTGTAGTGCCAAAAGGATTTATTCGTTTGCAAGGGAAACTAGCGCAAATGGCTGATAGGGGAATAAAAATCTATTTCTTTAAAGGAAATCATGACATGTGGGTAAATGATTATTTTACCAAGGAAATTGGGATAGAGATCATTAGTGATGAATTGATCATTGAAAGAAATGGGAAGAAATTTTACTTGCATCATGGAGATGGATTAGGGCCTGGAGATGCAAAATATAAATTTTTGCGTAAGATTTTCAGAAATCCATTTTGCCAATGGGCTTTTTCTATTTTACCCCCTCGTATTGGATTGTCAATTGCTAACGGTTGGTCGGGAAGTAGTAGGGTGGCTAGCAATAAAAAAGAAGTATTTATAAGTGAGGAAAGTGAATGGTTGGCGATTTATGCCAAAGAACAATTAGCCAAACAACATTTCGATTACTTTATTTTTGGGCATAGACATTTACCCTTAGACATTAATCTAAATGAAAATAGTAGATATTTAAACATAGGGGAGTGGATTAATTACAGTTCTTATGGCGTTTTTGATGGCGAGGATTTAAGGTTGGAATACTACTCCAACCCCTAA